From the Helianthus annuus cultivar XRQ/B chromosome 17, HanXRQr2.0-SUNRISE, whole genome shotgun sequence genome, the window CCAGAAAATTTAAAGGAATTTTGAAGGACGTATAGTCGAAACACCCTCCTTGACTATAAAGTGTCGTCCATGTCCATGTTTACAGGTAGAGAAAAACGTGTTAGATGTTAATTTATTCGTAAAGGCTACTTTACCTTGTATAATGTTCCATTCTAGAGCTAGTTGTTCGGCACCGGTTTTAACACCCCTAACGTTAAACTAGAAAACTCATCAGACTAAGTGTAATGGTTTGTTTTTTTAACTCTCGCGTCATAAAACGGGGTGGCAAATCACTTAATCACTTTGTTTTAAAATATTTAACTGCACAcgttgtaggtccctgtttcgggatcgattccgtgattttcatggttttgttcaaagacggaagagataagagaggataaacaaacaaactttgtattaatccggtagtaaacattacaagtcggcccgattacatgataaccgaactaataccaaagaagtatacatccagggagaaatcaagtggtgatttctcccggtgaggactcaaacctccactcactctcttgcacacacttgtgctctcactcttgtgttgcaaatgacaaagtgttggtatttataccaaacacaggttgtatggtcgaaggatcaaactgactggtcgatagatcatctgtcgaccatccagctttcgaaagatacacatatacctcgaaggatgccatatccttcgaggtccatcttcaaccttcgatggatatctttcgagctcatcgaaggatacacaatccttcgatgccttatctttcgacaccaaCATTAAACAACCATTGTTTGTCTTGCAaccacacacggtcaaacgaataatcctctcgtttgaccacttcaaacgagcgggtctatacacgttcgttagaccgtttcactaactattacaaattcagcataaaataataactaatctattcgacaagcatcggacacaaaatctgcatcaacacacGTATTGATTTCACCGGTTTTAATCACACCCAATCATTCTTTAatcattaatttttttatttaaatcttatataaatcttattattattttaaattaacttagacaaataaaatgaaaaaaaatccaTTAACTGTTTTAAAAAAATGTACAATTGAATTTAAAATCTTAGAAAATGCACAATAAAAATTAAATGaaaactaaaaagaaaaaaaaagataaaataaaataattgaaCATATGAAAAGGCTTTAAAAAAACCACTACTCGTCTTCGTCGTTGACCTCCTCCATTTCGCGTAGGATGCGCCGGCAAATCTTGTTTTTTTTCCAGTTATATGTTTTTCCAAATTCGATATACGATCCGTGTTAAACCCCTGAACCGTGAGTCTACAGGCATTGGTTTTCGTTCCCTAAGGTCTAATAATCTTTTATTTTCCAATCGAGACTCTCGATTTGCCCTTTGATTTCGTAATTGGTTGAAGATGAACCGCCACCTTTTTATGATCTTGACGTGTTTATATTTGTATTGGTGATGTGTGAGTGATGTGGCATGCTTTCTTGACTTGCCCTTATATGATATTTATGTGTTAATATTTGTTCAAGTACGGTAAGTGTGTATTGGGTGTAAGGTTGAGTCTTTTGACCATGAATAAGCATACGGAGACGTGGTTTGGATTCAATACTTGGGTGATAATACCACATAGCTACTAGTTGTGGAGTGAATAGGTTGGGTGGATTTTGACTTTGGTTGTTTTTCGTGGTGTCCAGTTACGGTGGATTTTTTTATGGTAAGGGTTGTTCAAGTCAACTCgaaaccaataaatcaagatttTTAATGAAATGTTTTATGAATTATAACCAAGAATGGTTGAGAATTAGATCGAGAGTTTACAAGAGATGTGGGAAAAAAGTTTGCAGctaaatatgtatatatagtcTAAAACGGCGAAAAATATTTTATTCATCTAAAATAGAAATATTAATGTTGGAGCGGGGCGCATATCACATCAACCTTCCTCTTCACGCAGGTTAGACCACACCCCCTCTCACAACCGGATAACGCCTCGTGTGGTGGTGTTTGACGCACTTTCCCCGATGACGTTGAAAGGGCGTTACTCGGTTACAGTAAGTCTTAGATACAAAAAATTGCTGATAGTAAAAGTTAAAAGTTGATTGATGAGTTCCCTAACCGGAGTTCGAAGATGAGAAGTATCATATGGAACAAATTCCTATAACTCTTGGTGAGTATGCTGCAACTAAACGCAAAGATAAGAAACCTTCCTAAAATGGGTTTCCACAGCCGATTCAACCATTACGTATTTGTACGTGTCATGCTTACCACTAGAAAAAAAATTGTTAGCTGTTAATTTGGAGTAAAACACAATATAAATGTATTTTTGTTTCTTTACAACTATTTTTCTTTCTATGTTCTCCCTTTTTCGTTCTTTATCTTTTAATTACTTtctaattgtttttacaaaatcagtgtaTAATTAAATTTTTCTTTTATCTTTAACAACAGAAATCTAAAAGTTTAATTCGATATCTTCAGGCAAAGTATTGTAAAATCTGGTTCACGAACCTTTTACGTCCTTTATTTCTTTTCACTCTGAACTTCCTTTGTCCTAATTAGTTGGCTCGTTACTTTCTTTCAACTTAAAATAACGAGAACGTGATTTGGGGTAGGTGTATATTCTTCAAGGAGAATTGAAAACAAGTCAATAACAATAAGGTTACAAATGAAACATTTAAAAGGAGAGGAGAAAAGAATTTATTAATTACCTCTTTTACCTTGTCCTTCTTATTCATGGTTAGTTGTGAATATTAAACCTGACGTACTCGTTTGTTATGCTTAACTTAAACTTCGAGGATGGGATTTCCTTGCTTATAAAAGTTGGTATTTATAACGTGTagtttccttttcaattccttgtATAATTAAGAGTACATAATATACATACATTGTACATTACATAAGTATTACTTCTGCTCTTTCTCAAATTAAGCAGTGGGGTAGGAAGCCTGCATGGCAATGCCGCAAAGACCTTCTTTAGCCTCAACATCTCTTTGCATCATGATGTACCCCTCTTGACCCCAACTTGTTCCCCATGAGTTCTTCACCAACCAATACTTAGTCCCGTCATCGCTAGTCCCATAACCAACCGCAGTAACACCATGGTCCAGTTCCGTGCCACAGTCTCCTGTAAACACACCACTGGAGTAGAACTGGAAGTCTGACCCACTAGCATCAATAGCAACTGAGACGGGCTGACTGGCCACAGCTTTTAACAGCGCACTTTCGCTGTTGGCAGGAACATCTTCGTGACCAGTAATTGCTGCGGCATGGTTAGATGCCTCGTTGCTGTTGCAGGTGCCATCAACACCTTTGTACGGGCAGTTGGTCTCCGTAGTGAGGCCTTTATTGTTTACGATAAAATCAAAGGCATTGTCCATAAGACCACCCTCGCATCCCTGATCTACACCGCTAGTGTCACAGTCCACGAGCTCTTGTTCAGATAGAGACACCAGTTTACCTGTTTTCAGTTGGGTTATTCCTTCCATAGCTGCCACAGCCGAAAACGCCCAGCAACACCCTACGTATCATCATGAATATTGATGTCAGAAGCATGAGAGGTGGTTCTGTTAATAACAACCTCATGATCCTAGTACTTGGACCATGTCAGATTTGtaaaaattcccaaaataattTCAGCTTACCACATTGGCCTTGGTCTTTAACAGGCGTCACTGCACCTTTCTTTCTCCAATCCATCGATGATGGAACCGCTGTAACATTTTCATACCTGAAAGCAGAGGTTGAAGGGGAGCATTCATGTGCCTTGAATCTGTTCCTAGCTGTTCTGAACTCTTCATTGGTAAGGTCCGCAAACTCGTTGACTGCTAGTTTGTAACCTTTGTTCATCGCGTTGTTGAATGACTGTATGTACTGGACGTTGTCATGGAAAATCTTTGAACGTCGTTCCTTCTCAGCAGCATCCTTGTATGTGCGTCCATAGCGAGCCATCCATTGCTCGTGGCTTTCATAGCTGGAGTTTTCGGAGAGCAAGCGCGACGCAACATGTGAAAGCAAAGAAGCCGAGAAGAGGAGCAAAAGCAAACAAGCCAAGGAAGTGCGGTTTCTGGATGACATAGTGCAGCTAGTAGTTATAAGAGAGAGCTTAAAGAAACGAGTTGGATTGAACTCTAGTATACCCTGGGCTTGGCTTTATATAGAAATAGGGGTTGgccctttttgtaaacaaaaCGGAAGTACGTGAAAGACAAGATGGCCTGATTTTGAAATATAAATTAATGTGAGCTAGTAACGTACTCTGTATGTTGTTTAGAATGATGATTAGTTTCTAATCAATCTAAGCAACTTTGGTTTTTCTAATTTGGACCGTATTGCTCTATTTTAAATATGTTGTGTTGTGCACTCTTTTGTTTTATTCACATGTACATAGAATCTATgttaacttaaaaaaatataCTCTTGACATTGTTTTTTGCATGTATAAGCTGTTTCCTCTAAATCAAAATTAAGTATGGTTTATACGCATTTGTCCGTTGTAACCTTCTACTATTAATTCTTGGACTTCATATATTTTAAGTTAGCTTCGCATGTCTTCTAAGATgataaatgcttaaatgttgagaAAAAAAACTCTTAAAGAAAAACATAAGTACATATTGATCTTTAGAAACCGGAAAAACTGCACTCGATTTCGATCCACTTGTAGGAGAAGATATTGATATGTTCGTTTGCGCTACTTAGCCAACGAAACACGTAGCAACGTACTTCACACGTAGTATACAACTACAATTCGATTAGGGTTTGGATTCTTAAAGTTGAAAAAGTGGATATTAAATAATTAACTCGTACGTACAACTGGGGTGTTGTTTTTGACCTTTGAGAAGTGTAATCGAGTCTATGACCAAGGTTCAACTTTCTAAATTCAGCCAAGAGGCGCGCTCTTTGTGGGCACTCGTTGATTCCTTGATCTATAAGGTCCAGAAAATTTAAAGGAATTTTGAAGGACGTATAGTCGAAACACCCTCCTTGACTATAAAGTGTCGTCCATGTCCATGTTTACAGGTAGAGAAAAACGTGTTAGATGTTAATTTATTCGTAAAGGCTACTTTACCTTGTATAATGTTCCATTCTAGAGCTAGTTGTTCGGCACCGGTTTTAACACCCCTAACGTTAAACTAGAAAACTCATCAGACTAAGTGTAATGGTTTGTTTTTTTAACTCTCTGTAGGTCCCTTTCCgaaggatgacgaacctaaaccttgttatactaactcactagcgagtgcggaatccaagctagcaagcaaaccgggatgaagcaagtataaacacaacacacaaggttcacagattaacaccaatgtattaatacgtatgaaggttccagttacaagcacaatgtttacaaatctaacttgcaaactctcactatgtgtgtgtgtgtttcggacagaatgctctcagctctatctttctgtctgtctCTCTAAGTGTCTCTCTGAAtgaaacacaacacactgcatgggtatttatacccagcccatgatgtctggtccgaaggatccgatagatggtccgaaggatcatctatcgatgacaaagcattcgaaggatcagcagggacctcgaaagatcacctttcgagatctatcattcgaaacatatctttcgatgagatcgaaggatccacattatccttcgatctcttatccttcgacacagaacatctttcaacattttacaaactgttgtccaagtcaaaccggaggatggttgacttggtcaacttacaacactaatcaggacatcgtttacatcgtgaccgaatacagacaaagtacagacacaagtgcaccaacaaactcccccttggctgtagctttgtctttatcttctatagttgtagactcgtctcgaacttcgatggtctttggtcttcgagttctcaaaactctgatgtcctttcaagtcttcaatgtcggaggatcttcaaagtcttcacgtcttgaaagcagagagtgtatcaacaaactacccgtatcatgtaggaagtgtgttgacaaactcccccttaacataaactcccccttgagttatgctcgtgaaatacttgaactttatgaagtgagatccttgtgttgttgatgatggtcagcggctactcgatcattttcatcctttgagtgccttcacgtcgtgtcttcatgccaaagctttgtcatcgaccatgttctcctagcctttagaatctgcacatgcaagaaatctaaacgcgtaatgagaacaactgcttggaatagttaccataaacaaatgacacacgaatgaccatgtcacaatcaaacaccgtccgacagtttgaaagtttaataaatttgtcaattttagacttaactttcaaaacttgcaaatttcgaccgtttatgaagatttagtcgattcggttttcgttcaggtttcaggtaacgaagactcgagctccaacatcgtacgatcgaaaataaagtagaaataaaatctttttggcttttataaagtttatattaaaacacacataaaatctttttggtattttttgaaattaaaagacaacaatttaaaagaaaacaataaaagttaagcagtaaataaataaatatatacaaacattctttttgcgagtttcgagggtaag encodes:
- the LOC110922205 gene encoding senescence-specific cysteine protease SAG39 codes for the protein MSSRNRTSLACLLLLLFSASLLSHVASRLLSENSSYESHEQWMARYGRTYKDAAEKERRSKIFHDNVQYIQSFNNAMNKGYKLAVNEFADLTNEEFRTARNRFKAHECSPSTSAFRYENVTAVPSSMDWRKKGAVTPVKDQGQCGCCWAFSAVAAMEGITQLKTGKLVSLSEQELVDCDTSGVDQGCEGGLMDNAFDFIVNNKGLTTETNCPYKGVDGTCNSNEASNHAAAITGHEDVPANSESALLKAVASQPVSVAIDASGSDFQFYSSGVFTGDCGTELDHGVTAVGYGTSDDGTKYWLVKNSWGTSWGQEGYIMMQRDVEAKEGLCGIAMQASYPTA